The Fuscovulum sp. sequence AATGACACGCTCGAAGGGGGAACAGGAAGCGATACATTCGTGTTCACGAACAACTTCGGCAGAGATGTGATTACCGATTTCAACACAGCCGCAGTCGGCGAGGTCATAGACCTGTCCGCGCTCACGAACATCGAGGACTGGACTGATCTGACAACAAACCACCTGCGGACAGAAGGAGGCAACGCCGTCATTTTCGATGGCACAAACACGATCACCCTGAATGGTGTCACGATCGCATCGCTCAGCGCAGGTGACTTTCTTTTCTAAAACAAGAACACCATCATGAACGGCGCAGTCAGACATTTGCGACTGCGCCGATCAGCAGGCACTCAACCGCCAAGTTTGTGATTCAAGGCGGGGAAACCCTTGGATCACGAACTGTCAGCGTTTCGACACCGCATCAAGAACCGCCGCGATCTGACCCCAGATCGCGGCGACTGCGTCTTCGGGGGGTGGCACCGGCGTGGCAAACACCGCATCGCGCATCCCCACGGTATAGATGGCCCAGATCGCCGGCAGCGCATCCTCCAGCGCCACCGTCTGTCGGAACACACCTGCCCCCTGCCCCGCCCGGATCAGCGCCCCCACCGGGGCCAGAAACGCCTGTCGGTCGGCGCGGTTTGCGGCCTCTGCCGCCTCGGACCAAGTCCAGCCATGCGCCTGCAAGACCCGCAACAGCTTTGGGTCGGCCAGATCGAACGCGGCC is a genomic window containing:
- a CDS encoding TetR/AcrR family transcriptional regulator codes for the protein MTRSYTLSEPARARREAQKQSTRQALLDAARAIAAERGVEAISVVEVSRRAGVSHSLINAYFDGKVGLIAALVKGVYGALLERTEAIAAGPGSEVDRLRAILVDWAAFDLADPKLLRVLQAHGWTWSEAAEAANRADRQAFLAPVGALIRAGQGAGVFRQTVALEDALPAIWAIYTVGMRDAVFATPVPPPEDAVAAIWGQIAAVLDAVSKR